A stretch of the Candidatus Aminicenantes bacterium genome encodes the following:
- a CDS encoding class I SAM-dependent methyltransferase, whose amino-acid sequence MRRVIEELVEQRKHRQNELKTSLDELAGAIETLGLVRKKRPEIRAKLQQLHACLGAYITAQDKEWDAYANNHSTTVFKSLQWKIEKLEAEYSNLKTLLVHFAQLENRLDRLLDALNDRTAATSQGFLAAGEIRAVKEQLSPLQYADFEQRFRGSRESIEQRLRKYLPLFAGRREILDIGCGRGEFLELLAAAGHKGVGIDLSDSMLEIAGEKGLECHKEDALAFLKNRPAASLDGIFSSQVIEHFEPDYLRRVIGESFRVLRPG is encoded by the coding sequence ATGAGAAGGGTAATTGAAGAACTCGTCGAACAGCGCAAGCACCGCCAGAATGAGCTGAAAACAAGCCTGGACGAGCTGGCCGGCGCCATCGAAACGCTGGGCCTGGTCAGGAAAAAACGCCCTGAGATCCGCGCCAAGCTGCAGCAGCTCCATGCCTGCCTGGGAGCCTACATCACCGCCCAGGACAAGGAGTGGGACGCCTATGCCAACAACCATTCGACCACGGTTTTCAAGTCGCTGCAATGGAAAATCGAAAAGCTCGAGGCGGAGTATTCCAACCTGAAAACCCTGCTCGTCCATTTCGCCCAGCTGGAAAACCGGCTGGACCGCCTGCTCGATGCGCTCAACGACAGGACCGCCGCGACGAGCCAGGGCTTCCTGGCCGCCGGCGAGATCCGCGCCGTCAAGGAGCAGCTGTCGCCGCTGCAGTACGCCGATTTCGAGCAGCGCTTCCGCGGCAGCCGCGAGAGCATCGAACAGCGGCTGCGAAAATACCTGCCCCTGTTCGCCGGACGCCGCGAGATACTCGACATCGGCTGCGGCCGCGGCGAATTTCTGGAGTTGCTCGCCGCCGCCGGGCACAAGGGAGTGGGCATCGATCTGTCCGATTCCATGCTCGAAATAGCCGGAGAAAAAGGGCTGGAATGCCACAAAGAGGATGCCCTGGCTTTTCTGAAAAACCGCCCCGCGGCGTCCCTGGACGGGATTTTTTCCTCCCAAGTCATCGAGCATTTCGAGCCCGACTACCTGCGCCGGGTCATCGGCGAGTCCTTCCGCGTTCTGCGGCCGGG
- a CDS encoding twin-arginine translocase TatA/TatE family subunit produces MFGSLGIWEILLIIVVIALLFGGKKLPELGKGLGQGIKNFKNAVKGTEAEEEKKPKDEKGN; encoded by the coding sequence ATGTTTGGAAGTCTTGGCATCTGGGAAATACTGCTGATTATCGTCGTCATCGCCCTGCTCTTCGGCGGCAAGAAACTCCCCGAACTGGGCAAGGGGCTGGGACAGGGCATCAAGAATTTCAAGAACGCCGTCAAGGGAACGGAAGCGGAAGAGGAAAAAAAACCCAAGGATGAGAAGGGTAATTGA